The Vespula vulgaris chromosome 14, iyVesVulg1.1, whole genome shotgun sequence DNA segment AAAAAGTGCTTTATCGTTACAACAAAAGATAGAATGGGAAGATTTAGGACCAGAATTAGCAGTGACTATGAGTACAGAAGTAGGTGGAACTGTAGCTTCCCACGAGGATGACGAATATCGTTGGGCAGGAGTTGAAAATCCAAAAATCGTTGTTACAACTTCTCGTGATCCTAGTTCAAGGCTTAAGATGTTTGTGAAAGAATTACGTTTAATTCTACCTAATTCGCAGAGAATGAATCGTGGTAATTATGAAATGAAACAATTGATACATGCGTGTCGGGCAAATGATGTAACAGATTTTGTAATTGTTCACGAACATAGAGGCATTCCGGATACTCTTGTAATATGTCATTTACCTTATGGACCAACTGCATATTTTACTATATCAGATGTTATTATGCGACATGATATACCAGAAATTGGAACTATGTCAGAAGAGTATCCTCATTTGATTTTCcataattttaaaacaaagTTAGCTAATAGAATAATGAGTAttctcaaatatttattcCCTGTTCcaagagaagaaagtaaaagagttATTACTTTTGCCAATCATGATGATTATATATGTTTTCGCCATCACACTTATAAGAAAGTAAATGGAAAAGATATTGAGCTGAAAGAAGTTGGACCAAGGTTCCaattaaaattgtatgaaATCAAATTAGGAACATTAGATGCAGCCAATGTTGCTGATACGGAATGGGCATTAAGACCATATATGAATACCACGcataaaagaagatttttatcTAATGACGATGGCTGGCAACAGGAGGACgaaatttaattgtaatatataaaataaggttaaagaaaaaaaaaacgaattacTGTATACAATATAAGgcttacatttttaataaaaaaaaaacgttttttatatttcgaaacgtcacaattaataatttgtaaattttttttatatatacttattttaatatatatttacttttaatatatatttatctcgtGAAGGACACATGTACATCGGATACGATTTAAATAACGCGCCAAACCGGAACATAAGATGACATGCGCGTTGATTCTAGTATCCTTTGCACttgtttttaaaaacaatattagtaaataatcttgtacgtatataacaggctttatcgtaaaaatagtaaaagaattttatccttaagatattattatttttaggcTTATTTTGCATGATGCAAAGCAATATTCGAAAGCCCGCGAAATCTAAGGAGTCATCGCGGCGCAAGAAGCATTCGAAGATTTCCGATCGGAAGGCTGGTACAATGGATGTATTCGTGTCGCCAAAACGTCAGAAAAGTGACGGTGagagatattaatatattattttagaaaacgTCAAGTAGATTGAATGCTTGTTTGCTGATATTGCTTGCAGTATTTTGCACGATATGCGTGCATGAAGCATAAATTTATTGATTCTTTAGCAATATTTACTCAGAGTCGTATTTTGGTTAGTAGCGCTTCTGTATGCAGCGGAATGTAAACAAACTAAAGTGGTGTATGGTCATTTCGtggttaaattttttatatttgcataatacaaataatatcatattaacataaaagaaaatgcattggacataaaaatgataaaaataatattatataatacaagtaTATGTAACTTTTTGTAGTATAGCTTTAACATCCATTACAAATATCTGTTTGATAGCTCATAAATAGATTTGCTCATAAATAAATTGCGTTTGGCGTGATTTACACGTACATTTATagcataattttattaattttttatattaattctcgttacacatatatataaaaaccaaGTAATAAATACCACAAAAAGTACCTTCACACCCTtagtattttgtatttttatcatttgcaAAGCAGTAGTATTTTTAATTGCAGGTAATTTATCATATAGTTTTATGctataaattattttggaCCCTATTCTTTTCTTGGCAAGGTGCAGTCTGCTTTATATTTCAGATCTAGAGGTCACAGGGATTTCCCGAAGTGGCcgtgtaagaaagaaatcttctAAGCTCGTTGATTTTGAATCACCTGATGACTTTTcggaaaataaatacaaacgaCAGAAAACACAGTTACAAGCATCGCAATTATTGGAACAGTATGAAGCACAACATCATCTATCTCCAAACCAAATTCAACAAACTCATGCTGgacgacaaagaaaaaattcaggGTCACATTCGGGACAACAAAGAGTTAAAGCAGAACCAATATCTGATAATGAAGGTCAGTCATCAGCATCGGATTCTGATGATCCCACTGGGTTGAACGAGGATGAACGGTATAGCATGGACTCTGGAAGCGACGATGAAGTAGATCCTCTGATGATTGATGACAGAGAAACCGgatttagaaaattagaaCCACCAGGTCAGGAAACACCTTCTCAAGCAAATAGTTTATATATgcttgaaaaatgtaaaaaaaaattaattattaaggaTGGCAAAATAATAGGTAGAATGAAGGCACAACGTAAAGATAAAGGGGTATGTACAAACAGAAATAgttggaaaataaattgtgtataaattcataatttttcagAAAACAAGATTTACTGCTTATATGTTATGGGCTAAAGAAATAAGGCAAGAACTATTGGAACAATGTCCTTATATGGGTATGCATACGCTTTCttagttttttcttctgtacAAGCATAGTATAAATAGCCCTTTGTCTTATTAGAGTACTCttgttttattgattattgctttttatagattttgcTGCAATTTCTAAACGATTAGGTGAACTTTGGGCCACAGTGCCAAACCTGGAGAAATATAACTGGCGTAGACGCGCGAAGCGTTTAGCAGCAAAACCTCATTCTGTGCCTACCAATAAAGATGAGTCTGTTTGGAAAATGCCACCACCTGCTTCTCGAAAAAAGTTCATAAATAAACTTGGTGGGTCAATTGATATTtccaaataattaattgttaatgaaaattgttatgatgttgttaaatttatatgcTAGACGACTCATCTTAATCTGCTTTATTGCACGTGCATTAGCTAAAGAATTGTTGAATCAGATCTTATTTGTAGCATAgcgttgaattattttatagatatcaggctatgaatattttacatgtatataaatagtatttaTAGTGACCCAAATGCagttctataatattttaatgtatttatcTGTTTTGCATTACAGGTAATGGAAAAGAAACTAAACCAATCTCTTCAAAAAAAACTCTCCAGTTAGGCGTACCTTCTGTTATAGGAAATGTGCCTGTGTCACCTCCAACAAATAAAAGTGGGAAAGATTTGGTTAATGAACCTATAATAGGTACAGGAATGTACAAAGTAATTGGAACCCAGCCCATTGATGTCGCGGCACATCTTAAATTACTTGGTGAAAGTTTAACCATTATTGGTGAACGTTTAAAAGAACATGATGGTCAAATAGCAGTTTCGGGTAGTTTGTCAGTATTACTGGATTCGTTGCTCTGTGCATTAGGTCCTTTGATATGTCTTACACAACAGGTACCAGAAATTAATGGAGCCCAACACGAAACATTATCACAAATGCTTGACAATATCGCATATCTTATGCCTGGTTTgtaatatagatgtatatgGAAACGCGTGTAAATATGGAaaataactaaatataaagaaatcaataatacgtttctttactttttaatgaaaatagaattaaCAATATCTATAGACGAATAAATATTGGAAAATGTACAAATTAAAGATATAGTCTTCATATATgaagacatttttttatcatgtACAATGAAAACAATACAAGACATAAGGTACAAGACGCGATCGTAATTATAGATCTATAATTAAAGaacttgttatatatataaataattcattacatTCATATctccaaaaatatataattttatttcaattatcaGTTTTAAAAGTTATGCTCTTAacgaaatgtatatatatatatacatttatatatatatatgtgtgtgtgtatatatataatatatatatacacatatatacaaatgataCTATATgtgtacaaaaatataaataaatacttatgtaaatctattataaataactgtacaaaaaaaaaaatatttgaagccTAATTAATATGATGCAACAGGTGGAcagatacaaaataaatttttatctccatATGTATCATCTATTCGGCCCACGCTAGGCCAAATCTTATTACTCTTCTTTACAAATGGCTGGaataacaatatattcatttttcattaatttgaaTCTTTAATTAGCGATTTCTTAAAATAGTAGTACTTACAGCAGGGAAAGCAGCTATTTCTCGAGAATATGGTAAATCCCAATCTTTTACAATAACTTGTAATTGTGTATGAGGTGCATTCTTTAAAGGATTTTGAATTATATCAAACTTGCcgttttcgatattattaatttcattttttatggctgcaaaaatatacatattcaagTAAATGTgatattctaatatattatattggtatttgtatataaaacgtACAAATAAGAGCATCACAGAATCTATCTAGTTCAGCTTTGTCTTCTGATTCAGTTGGTTCTATCATTAAAGTCCCTGCTACAGGCCAACTCATAGTAGGAGCATGAAAACCATAATCCATTAATCTTTTAGCTATGTCTACTGCTTCAATATTTGCAGTCTTCTTAAAGTCTCGTACATCCAAGATAAATTCATGGGCAACTAATCCTGCTCTACCTTTATATAGTGTTTTGTAAtagttttctaatttcttaCTCATATAATTTGCATTAAGAATAGCCACTTGTGTTGCTTTACGTAAACCTTTTGGTCccatcatttttatataacccCATGAGATTGGTAGTATAGCAGACGAACCAAAAGGAGCTGCTGATACAGCACCAGATTCTCTTAAAGCTTTTACATTGTTAACCATAGAATTTATCACAGGATGATTTGGAAGAAAAGGTGCAAGATGTTTCTtcctgtaaatatataatttcattattttttgaagatatttatcttaaaaaagaaagaaaaaaaaagcatatgATCAATTACGTACACACCGATTGGTCCCATTCCAGGACCACCTCCACCATGAGGTATACAAAATGTTTTGTGTAAATTAAGATGTGATACGTCGCTACCATAATCTCCAGGTCGACATAAACCAACTTGAGCATTCATATTTGCACCATCGAGATATACTTGACCACCAGCATTATGAATTAAAGTACATATATCTCCAATGGTATCTTCAAATACTCCATTTGTTGATGGATATGTTATCATTAAACATGATAATGTTTcctgatatttttctattaattcttTCAAGTGTACAATATCAATAGAACCATCTTTGCATACAAATATAGGTTTCACTTGCATGCCAGCCATTTGTGCAGAAGCTGGATTTGTTCCATGAGCAGATACAGGAATCAAACAAACTCTTCGATGGTTAGCTCCTCTTGACTCATGATAACAGTGTATAGCTCTTAAACCTGCATATTCACCTTGAGCTCCACTATTTGGTTGAAAactaatattatcatatcCCGTTATGGCACAAAGATCTTCTTCTAATTCTGAAAATAATTGTTGATATCCCTGTGCTTGCTCTATTGGTGCAAAAGGATGTATATCTGTGAATCCTCGTAAGCTACACGGCATCATTTCGGTTGTTGAATTCAGTTTCATTGTACATGAACcctattatataatttaaaattataatatgtaatagtttatatgattaaatattatcattacatAATTTCATTGTAAAGTAATATACTTACTAAAGGAATCATACTGTGCACAAGAGATACATCTTTATTTTCCAAATACTTCATATATCTTACTATTCTGGTTTCAGAATGATGAGTTTTAAATACAGGATGttgtaaatataaagaagTACGTTTAAAAGAGGAATGATCCAAGGATTGATTATTTAAAGAGttagatttaataatttcttcaaCTGTCATGtttgtagaaaaaattttgaggAGATCATTCACATCCTGTATTGTAGTTGTCTCATCAAGAGATATACCAATTGATTTATCTGGGAAGTacctacaaaaaatatatttatttataaaacttcaaaaaatattaattaaataaataaatatttataagagaaaaataaataatgataaaagaaaaatatttaccttaaattaattttagcTTTACTGGCATTGTCTTTCAAAACGTTTAGTGGAATACTTGGTAATATCTGTATAGTATCAAAAAAAtactcattatttattttattcccaGCAGATTGTAAACCTTTAGCAAGAATTATTGTCAAATTATGTATTCTTGAAGCAATATTTCTGATTCCTTCAGGACCATGATACACAGCATACATTGCAGACATATTTGCTAATAATGCTTGTGCAGTGCAGATATTACTAGTTGCTCTATCTCGTTTGATGTGTTGTTCGCGCGTTTGGAGAGTTAAACGGTATGCATTCTGCCCATTAGAATCTCTTGTGACCCCTACCATTCTACCAGGCATTAAAcgtacaaattcttttttgcaGGCAAAAAATCCTGCATGAGGACCTCCATATCCAAGTGGTACACCAAATCTTTGGCTTGTTCCAATACAAACATCTACAGAAAATTTACTTGGTGGTTCAATTAGAGCTAATGCCAATAAATCAGTGGCAGCACAAACAATagtctaaaaatatataatacaaatataaatattatatgtccatatacatatattacttagaaatatttattagattctTCTATGTTTCAAACAATTCATTTGATACACATACTCCATCAGCTTGTGCTTTTTTTGTAACTTCAGAGAAATCATAGATAGATCCAGTTGTATCAGGATATTGCAAAAGAATACCAGATATATCCTTCTTGCTAgtatcaatattaaaaatatttccaatttcTAGATCAAGATCAAGCGAAGTAGCACGAGTAGCGATAACACCAATTGTTTGAGGATGCACTTTATCAGacacaaataatttttttctcttattttgcCTATGAGCAAGAGCCAAAGCTTCTGCTGCAGCAGTTCCTTCGTCCAAAAGAGATGCATTTGCCATTTGCATTCCAGTCAAATCACATATCATAgtttgataatttaataagccTTCAAGTCTACCTTGAGAAATTTCTGGCTGATAAGGTGTATATTGTGTTGTCctttaatagaataaattatatcaatttttgttatcataaatatgttttattgcATAGTTtggatttaaattaatttaccaTCCAGGGTtctcaaaaatatttctcattatGGTATGAGGTACACAACAGTTATGATAACCCATTCCAATATAAGAACGCCACACTTCATTCTTTTccgaaatttttgttattcttttaattaattcatattcagctgaaaaaagatttaatatacaatttcataTTTACTATAATATCTGATTAAGAGTACAAAGAATTAGTCAatactattaaataatacaaaaaaaaaaaatgtgtaataaaaacattacAGATAATCACGATTTAAATGTAGTATTGTGTTGAAAGAATCACGTGAATGTTAAGTTAAATCACGAGATTGACCTATGACTCTAGATAAGCAACATGTGTCACAAGAAAAACTGAtatgtttcattcaaataaatatacacacacacatacacgcatattatactactatatatatatatatgtatgttaattaaataatatttttggtaTATAACATATACCGTGTATTACAGAAATTGATATGTAAAACAAtgatacatttaaataatataatcacaatataaatgtacttttttaaatgatactATAAAAATCTTGTGTTTCTTAATTTACGATTACGATATACGAAGGGTTATCACATTTTCGTAGTTATCACAATAGTAGTCTCGTGAGTTCTCACGTTTTGTAAAGTTTTCTTGATAATATGCATagagtaatatataatatagagcAATATGTGTGActattaatttacaattattataataatttatttcttataagattttaatgattttataaaaaattacttactaATTGGCTGTTCAATATTTAAATCTTTAGTATGAAGAATATGACCTGGTATAGCAGTTTTGCTTAATTCTTCAagattctaaaataaattgtatgtataaaatagatttgcaaggattataatatataataatttctattaaggtcacatatatatcttaccTTAAAACCAATAGTTTGCaacatttttgttaattcATATTCTCTAGGCCCAATATGTCTGTTTTGAAACTCATCTTTTTGAGGAAGTAGCCTTTCAATATTTGTTGCTGTagtactattatatttatgtatatgtaatgaTATTTTACTATGTTTACACAATTGTTTTGAACACTGTGTTACTCTCAAAGAacaatacattttaatatttaataccaAAATGTGAATATTACTGTAGTCTATGCACTGTagttattatgttattattatgaagTGTTAGCACTATCAACAACATGGAACAATATGAAGAAACTAAGAAAATTCATTACAGTAGAGAGATTTTATACTCCGTAAACTGCTATCACCAAATGATGTCACAATCACTGATTACAATATGAACTTTTCTAACCTTGAGTTATAGATCATTTACAGTAACATTACAAAACAGTAACATTATCTTTGTAACATTACATATCTTTAGAATGAAATCTATAAACAACacttttcatttcaataataGAACcttgttaaattttaatgtattgTATCTGAGTGTACTTTCATTATCAATCAAGTAAAATCTTAAAGATTATTAGTTTAAATAGTTTGTATGCACATACTTTATCAAAACTAATTCATGTTTACTGCATTAGAGGAAAACAATGTTGAAACAAGAACATATACTTTTGCTGATATTAACATTTGAACTCTAACTAAATGAACAATAATCAGaagaataaatacaaatttattcttGAATCCTGTCTATAATTACagatacaattattatatagtatattccTACGCTATGCCtcagagaaatattataaaattataataaatttatagcataataatatttatatgtaagaaGATGGATTAAGATCAGggatataattaacataatgaatagaaaatatgaatataagaTTTACTTCATAAACTTATCTTTATTTTGTGTTAGAATCTTAGCAGATGATTTTGCATCCAAAAATAATGCACCTACTTcctttatatcttctttttttatatttgtacgtTCGTTAATTTTTGCTGTCAATGCTGCTGGAGTTAGAAGCTGCACCACATATCGTAGAGTTGTTTTTGTTCCCAACTCGCCAAGAGTAGATAATGCTTCATCATCTATTTGTAATCCTTCTGTAGTTGCTCGCAATTTTACTATTTGTTCTATTTCTGCTCTTGAATAAGGTAATGTGCGTATAATAAGCAATCGATCCAATAAATCTAAAGGTATTCCATGTGGAGATATTATATCTTCAGTTCCTCTGATCACACAACGACCACGATTTGTAGCGAATATAACTATAGGTGCTATAGCACTTTCTAAGGCACGGTGAAGATAAGTAAATGTTTCAATATCTAACATATGTACTTCATCTATGAACAATACTCCTGGCACCAATTCAGCAATTCCTtgatcaatatatttattcactactttatttatttcctttcgtaatttatctaaaattatataagtatgCATTAgtaagaaaaactttttctatacaaaaattttttactataataattcagaaaaaaataattttacctgtaatttctgttttctttggTTTCATAAGCTGTCCCATCATCGACATTATATCTTGTCCTCCCTGTGGTTTAGCATTTGCAACATCTAAATCATGTAAAGTTACATCTTGAAtgacttctttcttcttatgcACATCTCCTTTTGGTAATGGAACATATTCTTCTGCCTCTAAGTCAAATTCTGTTGCAAAATTATCACTTCTTCCTTGTCTCTTTACAGCACCGCTATTTActtcaatataaattacatctcctgtttctactttttccttttgtaaaGATTCATATATAGAGGGATCAAGTTTTAATTGTTTTGTTCCCTTAGCTGTTTTCAAACCAATAACAACATGAGATACTGTTTTCCCATAACCACCCATAGGATTTTCAGTCTCAATAGGAGTCAATTCAGTAACTTCTCCTTCGTATACTTCTTTAGTTTCTTTGATTCTTAAGCCAATAGCTCTTCTAAAATTTTCCATAAGAAcctctgtcttttttatttcggaaCTGTAAACTTCAGATCCTACCATAGGGCAAAATGGTACCTTATTTCCTAGTTCTTGGGCAATAGCCAAAGCAATTGCAGTTTTGCCAGTACCAGGAGGACCTGCTAACAAAACTGCACGGCCTGCCATTTTTTTTGACTTAATCATATCAACAACAATTCCAGCAGCCTGtaaaggaatatataaattctataaatttatttaaattgtaaaataatttttactaaaaaaactattatagaatgcaaaataataaaaaaagttgtgaaaaaaatataattactttttaatacaatttataataatattatttaataatttttttgagaaatttcatataaatatataaatttagaaaaaaagattctaaCCTCACGAGCCAATTCTTGGCCAACAAGACCGGCAGCAGCTTGAATAGCTGTACCATTTTCGTCAAGACCTAAACCTTTAATATGTGTATGAGCAGAAATTCTCTGCGTTTTTGCTGTACTTTTTACTTCCTCGATcttcataatataataactttaatataccaagaaaaaaaatatcaaacaagATCACACCAGTTGGTACCAGTCTGTACTTAGCATCAGTTATATCGATGCAGATGCAATCACCTATTTGATCGTTAACCTCTATCAAcgtctttatattttattacaaaataatagttGCTATGGcaatacaaattaaataaaatattgcaagTAGAAAAATCGACTGACGTCAAACTTTTAAcacaattattatcattttaaagagATGTATATCAATTTGcttcttattttaaaattgatgTTATTTCGAATGTTTTAAAAACTTGTATATTCTCccatgtaaattaatatttataaaaataagagtaaATCTAAATGAAACTGTtaatatatagacacataACACTGTTTAATTGCTTTGTATCTCATTtcgagatatttaatattttatttttacatttaacttTATTCAAATTTCCCGCATATAATAAATGGCGCTTTTAGCGATATGATTTTGTACTACTAACTTAAACATAGATGGCTCAAGAGGTTATAATTTTCTCACAAGTGCACGAATTACGatacttttctatatataattgcaacgaaaattataatttcggGTCCGATGCACCTGGGAAAAATTGCCTATTGCCTATCGCCTATTTTCCGATCGCCGCATAATTTACATTAAGTTTGGTGAGGCCAAAATCCTTTGCCCTAGGTGCGACGTTGACCCTTTTTGCTActtgataagataaaaaaaattaaatttctttttttacatcgaaagattcattattttatttttaaagaaaattaatttcttttgtcatgaatatatcgtataaactTGTAAACTTTATAACATATTCTTTATTTGTACAAAATTACACTTTATACAgaggttttctttcttctactgcAAGTTCTGAGGTAACATTTTGATTATCTTTCATCTAAAAGTGacatatgaaaatatatgtaaatatatatatatatatacacttttaaaaaatataatacatggATCATAATATAAGTTATGTGGTAAGCACCTTAACATGAGCATACAAAATAATCCCTGTCAATGTTAAAGTTATTCCAATTACTTGGTTCATTGCTAAAGTTTCATGAAATACAATTGCTCCACCCAAGAGTAAAAGACAAAATTTTGAATGTCCCACCATATTATATCTAAGTTTATAAATgaaggtatatataatattatactaatattttttttatgattaatcTTAATACAAGGATACGTTAAAGGTGAGGTTTGTCCTATTATCCAGTAGGATGTTAGATTTACAAAAAATGCAACTACACCAGACAATACAACCATAAactgaaaaaataatcgtcaatgaaatataaattgtcctaaaaaaaaataatttttttttacaatattaataagcTTATACTATATCCCAAAATGTCCAATTGTAACTAAGTGTCTGTTCAACTGGTTCCAACAATGGTACAACAACAAGCAGCATAATGGCAGATAAAGGAGCCTGATAATACAACAACTGCATAGGATCCATTTGAAActccttttgttttctgttAATTAACTAAAACAGAAATTACAAGAGGTTTGTatctacaaaatatatttttagtatcAAACATTATAGATGCAATTAGATTTACTTGAAATGAATGTCTAAAATCAAACTGATATTCTTTTGGTTTagcatttaataattatttaaaaacacaGCTGGAATAATGATTTgttccaaataaaaaaaaaagaaaaaaaaaagaaaaaacagatgtTATCATTAAGTACTTTTGATATGTTTGGTATATTCTTCCAACTGTGGTAAAAGTTCCATCCAATAAAGATATTGATTATATTCACTGTAATCAAATCTTTCTCGTTCACTATCTAAAACTACAaatgtcaataaaaatatatcgtacaaCTTGATATAAAGATGTCACAAATACTCCCAATGTTGCATAAACTGTTCCAATGACATTAAATTGTatgtcataataaaaattcattataacGCCAATAATAATTGGAATTAATGTCAATTTTACAAGGATGCTGAAgtgttttttataaaacagtaTTTGCATTAAAATTATGCAAGGAGTTGTTAGCATTTTAGCCACTTGGTATGTTCCAACTGTATTGTGAGCAAGacttaaatttgttaatacaACAAATCCACAAAATGTAGTGGCAATAAATAACATCTCTCTGATATCAATACTCTTTACGCAAAAAACATCCATTCTCTGGCAAATAAGTAAAccaataaatgtaataataaaatgtatcatAGACAATGTAATATTAGGAAATTTAGTATGGATATATAACCACTTATTTAGTAATACAATAacaatggaaaagaaaatatttaatatcaaataaaatgcaACGACagcttttttattcattttgacACACCACGtattattctttaaaagaATGTCACAATCAagatgaattaaatttttaatatttttaagttaaATCTCATAAACATTGAATATGCCggtaacatttttaattaaaatcaatcgtATCTGCATACAGATAACGATGCTAAGCACAAATCATTAAGGAGCATTTTCTAACTTGATTGAGATTGAATTGATAGAAACGCCCCCAGtgttatttttagaaaactttttaaatcaGGGCTGCATAAAACAAAAagtctatataaaaaataaagggcAATtgcaaatattacaaatttaaacAAGATcacttgaaaaatttttacgtGGCGCATTCACATGTATTTTACATC contains these protein-coding regions:
- the LOC127069214 gene encoding HMG box-containing protein 4 isoform X1, whose protein sequence is MMQSNIRKPAKSKESSRRKKHSKISDRKAGTMDVFVSPKRQKSDDLEVTGISRSGRVRKKSSKLVDFESPDDFSENKYKRQKTQLQASQLLEQYEAQHHLSPNQIQQTHAGRQRKNSGSHSGQQRVKAEPISDNEGQSSASDSDDPTGLNEDERYSMDSGSDDEVDPLMIDDRETGFRKLEPPGQETPSQANSLYMLEKCKKKLIIKDGKIIGRMKAQRKDKGKTRFTAYMLWAKEIRQELLEQCPYMDFAAISKRLGELWATVPNLEKYNWRRRAKRLAAKPHSVPTNKDESVWKMPPPASRKKFINKLGNGKETKPISSKKTLQLGVPSVIGNVPVSPPTNKSGKDLVNEPIIGTGMYKVIGTQPIDVAAHLKLLGESLTIIGERLKEHDGQIAVSGSLSVLLDSLLCALGPLICLTQQVPEINGAQHETLSQMLDNIAYLMPGL
- the LOC127069215 gene encoding U3 small nucleolar ribonucleoprotein protein IMP4, translating into MLRRQARLRREYLYRKSVQDKLKSIQEKKDKLKRSLEENIPIHPDLRKSALSLQQKIEWEDLGPELAVTMSTEVGGTVASHEDDEYRWAGVENPKIVVTTSRDPSSRLKMFVKELRLILPNSQRMNRGNYEMKQLIHACRANDVTDFVIVHEHRGIPDTLVICHLPYGPTAYFTISDVIMRHDIPEIGTMSEEYPHLIFHNFKTKLANRIMSILKYLFPVPREESKRVITFANHDDYICFRHHTYKKVNGKDIELKEVGPRFQLKLYEIKLGTLDAANVADTEWALRPYMNTTHKRRFLSNDDGWQQEDEI
- the LOC127069214 gene encoding HMG box-containing protein 4 isoform X2 codes for the protein MMQSNIRKPAKSKESSRRKKHSKISDRKAGTMDVFVSPKRQKSDEVTGISRSGRVRKKSSKLVDFESPDDFSENKYKRQKTQLQASQLLEQYEAQHHLSPNQIQQTHAGRQRKNSGSHSGQQRVKAEPISDNEGQSSASDSDDPTGLNEDERYSMDSGSDDEVDPLMIDDRETGFRKLEPPGQETPSQANSLYMLEKCKKKLIIKDGKIIGRMKAQRKDKGKTRFTAYMLWAKEIRQELLEQCPYMDFAAISKRLGELWATVPNLEKYNWRRRAKRLAAKPHSVPTNKDESVWKMPPPASRKKFINKLGNGKETKPISSKKTLQLGVPSVIGNVPVSPPTNKSGKDLVNEPIIGTGMYKVIGTQPIDVAAHLKLLGESLTIIGERLKEHDGQIAVSGSLSVLLDSLLCALGPLICLTQQVPEINGAQHETLSQMLDNIAYLMPGL
- the LOC127069214 gene encoding HMG box-containing protein 4 isoform X3 produces the protein MMQSNIRKPAKSKESSRRKKHSKISDRKAGTMDVFVSPKRQKSDDLEVTGISRSGRVRKKSSKLVDFESPDDFSENKYKRQKTQLQASQLLEQYEAQHHLSPNQIQQTHAGRQRKNSGSHSGQQRVKAEPISDNEGQSSASDSDDPTGLNEDERYSMDSGSDDEVDPLMIDDRETGFRKLEPPGQETPSQANSLYMLEKCKKKLIIKDGKIIGRMKAQRKDKGKTRFTAYMLWAKEIRQELLEQCPYMDFAAISKRLGELWATVPNLEKYNWRRRAKRLAAKPHSVPTNKDESVWKMPPPASRKKFINKLGNVPVSPPTNKSGKDLVNEPIIGTGMYKVIGTQPIDVAAHLKLLGESLTIIGERLKEHDGQIAVSGSLSVLLDSLLCALGPLICLTQQVPEINGAQHETLSQMLDNIAYLMPGL